GCCTGGAAAGCGGCCAGCTCTCCCAACTGGTCCACCAATATGTCGAGTTTGGACGCTGGAATTGTCAGTTGCACCAGTTGCAAACCCGGCTCGGGACCACCTGCTGGTCGCACGGACTTTGCGCTGTTTTCCATGCAGGCAACGTTCGTGCTCTCCCTACTTTCAGCGTCCTGCTCTGTGGCCAAGAATCGCTCCAATAGCATAAGGCTCTCGGAAGCATCCTTGTCTTCAGCCTCAAGGGGCCGCGAAATCATCCGACGCAAGCAATCGAAGACTTGCAGGAGGGCGTCGATCAAAATCCGCGACAAGTCGATGCGACCGGAACGAACCAGATGCAACACATCTTCCGCCTGATGAGCGAGATCCGCAATCTTGACAAAACCCATTGTCGCCGCATCGGCTTTGATAGAGTGCGCAGCTCGGAAAATAGCATCTATCGATGACGCGGATTTGTCCTGTTCCAAAGACAGTACGTGCTGTTCGATGTTTGTGAGCTGTTCTACACAGCTGATGGTGAATGCGTTCAGCAGTTCAACGTCCAGACTCATGGTCATTCCGTTCCGTCCGTGTCCACGTTCAGATCATACCGAGTTTGGCGTCGATTTTTTCGAGGAGTGCTTGCAGCGTTGTGGAATTGAAGAAAATAAAGACCTCGCCTTCCACGAGATGCTCGGTGATAAGGAAATTGGCGCGGATGAAAATGATGATTCTGTCCTCTCTATCGCCAGTGGGCAGAACCTTAATGATGTCATCCTCAAAATAATCGGGCGGCATGTAGTCGATGTGTTCGGAGAGCATGTTGGCGATGGAACCCATGACTCCGTTCAGAACGATATTGCCCACTTCCTGCAGTGTCCCTATGCGGAGCGAGTCCATGTCCAGGCAGAAGTCTTCCTGGCCGACGAGCAAAGATACCAGATTGGAGGCGCTTTGAGATGAAAAGACAAGCGCCGTCACGCCTTCAAAGGCACCCCCGAAAGCAATATTGATGGCCACGCCTTTGCCCCAATCACAGGTGCTGGGTTGGGAAGCGAGTTCGGCGTGGGAGAGAACCAAAATTTCCGGAACCTGCAGCGTGACGTGGGAATTGACCATCTGATTGAGCACGCCCGCAGCGTTGCCAACCCCGATGTTGATTAATTCACGGAGCACGTCGTATTGGTACTCGCTGATGTCGATGGAGGATGAATTTCTCATAACGTCAGTTCTTGGAAATCAATTGATTCAGGGCATCAAGAACTTCCTGCTCTTTTGGGGGCTTGGAGAGGATTTTGCGGGCACCAAGCGCAAAACAACGCTCCCTGGTAGTTTCTTGAATGTCTGCTGTTATAACCACAATATCCGTTTCCAGACCTTCCTGGCTCGCAGCCTCCAGTACTTCCAGTCCGGAAAGTTCAGGCATATTCAAATCCAGTAAAGCCAAATCCGGTTTATGACTGCGCAGTATGTCGAGCGCTTCCAGTCCATTCTTTGCTTCAATGAAGTCATACTGCTGAGCCTTCACAATTTTTGATAAAACCAAACGTTGAAATAATGAATCATCCGCAATAAGTATTTTGGCCACGCTTATCTCCAATAATGTAAATATTGATAATTAATTTTAAGTATAAATATACGTGTGTATTTTTAAAATTAATATTTTATTATTAAAAAAATTCGACTTTCGGGGTTAGCCATTAGCAGCTAACCCCGAAAGTCAAGTATTGATATTCATTTAGTTCAATCGAAAACGATGCACTAAGCTTTCTAATTGAATGGATAAGGCAGATAAATTTTGAGCGCCGACATTTACTTCTTTACTAGCTGTAGTCATATTCATAGTGGTCGAGTGGACTTCGGCGATATCTTGCGCAATAGATTGTGAAACAGTAGCGCTTTCAGTCACGAGGCTATTGGCATTTTG
This Desulfomicrobium apsheronum DNA region includes the following protein-coding sequences:
- a CDS encoding chemotaxis protein CheC, which encodes MRNSSSIDISEYQYDVLRELINIGVGNAAGVLNQMVNSHVTLQVPEILVLSHAELASQPSTCDWGKGVAINIAFGGAFEGVTALVFSSQSASNLVSLLVGQEDFCLDMDSLRIGTLQEVGNIVLNGVMGSIANMLSEHIDYMPPDYFEDDIIKVLPTGDREDRIIIFIRANFLITEHLVEGEVFIFFNSTTLQALLEKIDAKLGMI
- a CDS encoding response regulator, coding for MAKILIADDSLFQRLVLSKIVKAQQYDFIEAKNGLEALDILRSHKPDLALLDLNMPELSGLEVLEAASQEGLETDIVVITADIQETTRERCFALGARKILSKPPKEQEVLDALNQLISKN